A segment of the Hemicordylus capensis ecotype Gifberg chromosome 6, rHemCap1.1.pri, whole genome shotgun sequence genome:
tggcagtggcttctccaaggttgcaggcaggaatctctctcagccctatcttggagaagcctcttcccagagtggcttcatcccctgtgggaaatatcttgcagtgctcacacatcaagtctcccattcagatgcaaccagggtagaccctgcttagctatggggacaagtcatgcttgctaccacaagaccagctctccagaatgAATTTGCCAGTCTCTAGCTCTCCAAAATATGGCAATCCACACCTTTCAGGAAGGTCTCCCCCCAAGTACAGGTGACAACAGATGCCTCGGAAGAGGGTTGGGGAGCACATCTTCAGGACCTCTGCATAAATGGCCATTGTTCCAAAAAAGAGGCTCTCCATCACATAAACTATCTGGAGTTTTTAGCGGTATACAAAGCTTTGAGGGGTTTTCTAACGAAGGTAAGAGGTCGTCACGTGCTGATTATGACAGACAATACTACAACCAAGGCCAACATCAACAGGCAGGGAGGGACCGGTTCTTGGTCCTTACTCTCTCTGACAGTAGATCTTTGGCACTGGGCCTTGTCaccagggccggtgctagggtttttttgcgccctaggcgagatcaccttctgcccccccccccctccggccaatcatatttcaaacacagatgtattataggaagaatgaaaagcacagaatttgaaattgttaatttattttttaaaaattgtgaaaacaagtcataaaacaatttctgatttattttctcaaacagaacacagttttagcACAGAAATCACTTTGAAAAATGTTAGATGTGATGCTGAAATTTAAGTCTCTTTTATGTTTCAATTTCAAGCAAATCAAAATCTTATTTTacgtgccttttcctttgcaaattttgttaACAGTTCCTTCAGGTCAAGTGCTGATGCTTCAGCATGTTCAATTGATATAGTTGCCAAACCAACTAGTCTCTTTTGGAGCATAGTTGAGCGTATGTGTGTTTTTATAagtttgagttttgaaaaactgcgttcaccacttgccactgacactggaagtgtgagaaggatcctaagagaaacaaaaacattagGCACACTATTCTGGATTTTGtgttgtagtatgaagagaagtactTTTTGTGGTCGCATAGACTCTGGAAGCCTTCGAGCAACTGCTTGAAGTTCACAgcacagatcttcagcatcaatatctttgttttcattgtgtgtcAATGACTGCTCCAAAGTCTTGCAGGCCTTTCGTACATCTTCAGTACATTTTTTGTTGATGCTGTATATATCATACAGGAAGCCAAATACGGAATTATAGTGTTGTAGTTGTTGGAATCTCTCTTCAACAGATTGAATGGCCATATCTAAAATAGCATAATAGAAATCCACTTTGAATTTTTGCTTTGCATCTTGTGGAGCCTCATCAGGGGCCTCATACCcaaactgttttttctttctcctttgtcTAAATTGTTCTGTCTCAAAGTTTGGTAATATTTCTAACTCCTTTGCAGTCACACTAGCATCTATCAAAACTTGTTCAAAACCATCATCACACCTACAGCCCACAAGATAATTCTTGGTTACTTGTAATTGACTTGTAGCTGAACTTAAATCAGTTTCCTTATTTTGTAGTAGTTTGCTTGTCAGATTTATTTCAAAAAGCATGTTGTACCATACAACAAGGGATACCACAAACTTGAACTTACTAATGTCTTCAGCAAGACCCTTCGCTACAACAAGAGATTCACTTGTTGTTTTATGTGGGTGTGGTTCATTATAGATCTCCATTAAAGCATCATATATACTACCAAGATGATATCTCAGTGGTTTCAAAGCATCAATCCGACTCTCCCATCTTGTTTGACTCAAAGGCTTAACAGTAATGGTAGGTACATGGCTAGTTAGTATTTGCCAATGCTGAGTTGATGCAGATAAATAATTATAGATCTGTTGAGCCAACATGAAGAAGCCTGTTGCTTCCCGGCAACTCTTAGCAGCATCATTGACAACCAAATTGAGAGAGTGCGCACTGCAGGGCACGAAAAAGGCACGTGGATTTATATCAAGAACTCTCTTTTGTACTCCATGTTCTTTACCTCTCATGTTACTCCCATTATCATAACCTTGACCACGCAGATTCTCAAGTGGTAATCCCATTTGCTCAAGCAGCCAAAGAAGAGTTTCTGCCATAAAGGCACAAGTAGTCTTCTTTAGAGGAACAAATCCCAAGAAATGTTCTTTTATTGTAACCTCAGGCTCAGATGTTTCAGTATCTGATGGCATGATGACATCGACAAAACGTACAATCATAGTCATTTGTTCAGTATGACTAACATCAGGTGTACAGTCCAAAATAACTGAGTAGTATTTGGCAGAGTTTATACGTGctaaaatgttctgttttatgGAAGTTGCTAGAAGCTCTATAAGCTCATTTTGGATCTCTTTTCCTAAGTAGTGAACCATAGTTTCTTCATCTTTAACTCTGCGCACATGTTCAGTCATGACAGGGTCAAAAAGAGCCAAAAATTCAACAAGCTTCAAGAAATTTCCATTGTTCTCACTGTACAACTTTTCAGTTGTACCATGAAATGCCATGTTTTGCATGCCAAGAAATCTGACCGCAGCAATCAAGCGTTCCAAGACTTGTCGCCAATATTGCTcttcttcccttattttctgTTGGTTGATATTAtcaattgtttttcctttctgtaagcGCAATTCAAGTTCTCTCCACGCCTGGTAACTGTATAGATGGAGAGTACTCCTCTCATGTGCCGACAGAATTGCTCCAATGTTCTTCCAGtcttttgaacctgggtcttgtaAAGCTGTTGCTCCACCATCTCTTTTGCTGAACAGcctacagcaaaaacaaaaaaccacatctTTTGAGGTAGAATATATCAGCCAATGACGGCACATTTCTTCACCATTTGCCCGTTTCCTCTTGTAATAGACAGGAGAGAATTTTCTTTTTTGGGAGTCTTTTGGAAATTTATATGATACAATCTGCCGTGGGCCATGCTGAACAATAAGCTGTCGCAAATTTTCAATGCAATAGTTAGGCCAGTTAGCAGGGTCACTGTAATCCAAGCTAGGCACAATACCAACATGTTTTGTAGTAATTGCAGTACTCTCAGTTTCCTCAAAATCCTCGGTTTCCTCTGTGTGTTCCACTGGAATATCTCCAGATTGTGAGACTTTGTCCTCAGAAGTAATACCACTTGTAGTAAGACCAATACCACTTGTACTAGGAGTTTCCTCAGTGGTAGTTTCACCAATGGTACTGTCATCTTTTTGTTCTGTACTTGTTTTACAAAGGTATTTCCGGAAGAACACCTCTTGCTTGGTGTCTTCCTTGGCTCTTTCTGCCTTTCGTTTGCGGAACTGAGCTCCAGATGGTTTTTTCCTGTCAGCCATAATTCCCTTGGAAAATAACCATATTTAAGAATGCCCAAAAGCCTCTCCCCGCGGAGTCCCCGGGCCGCGCCACGGCCCGCGCGCCCGCCCGTGGCCAGGCCCCTGCTGCCGCGCCTTCCCCCTCGCCCGCCGCCCCTGGCCACAGGTGGCCTTGATGAGGCCCCCGCCGCCTCctggcctggcgccgccgccttCTTACATCGTCGTCGTCCGACCAGCCCGCAGCTCCGCCAGCAGCCCAGCACCTCCGCTCGCGACTCCGGGCCAGGCGCCAAGGAGGGAAACTGCGGTCTGCTGCTGCGCCTGCGCGCGAGGCACGAGGCacgagcagcacagcagcagcgccTGCCTCGGGTAAAGAGAAGGGACCATCAAGGGACCACAACTCCAGGATTTTACAGATcagggaaacataggaaacataggaaactgccatatactgagtcagaccattggtctatctagctcagtattgtcttcatagactggcagtggcttatccaaggttgcaggcaggaatctctctcagccctatcttggagaagccagggagggaacttgaaaccttctgctcttcccagagtggcttcatcccctgtgggaaatatcttgcagtgctcacacatcaagtctcccattcagatgcaaccagggcagaccctgcttagctatggggacaagtcatgcttgctaccacaagaccagctctccggaaTGAATTTGCCAGTCTCTAGCTCTCCAAAATATGGCAATCCACACCTTTCAGGAAGTTCTCCCCCCAAGTACAGGTGACAAAAGATGCCTCGGAAGAGGGTTGGGGAGCACATCTTCAGGACCTCTGCATAAACGGCCATTGGTCCAAAAACGAGGCTCTCCATCATATAAACTGTCTGGAGTTTTTAGCGGTATACAAAGCTTTGAGGGGTTTTCTACCGAAGGTAAGAGGTCGTCACGTGCTGATTATGACAGACAATACTACAACCAAGGCCAACATCAACAGGCAGGGAGGGACCGGTTCTCGGTCCTTACTCTCTCTGACGCTAGATATTTGGCACTGGGCCTTTTCACATCACATGGACCTCTCTGCTTTTCACGTCAAAGCTCTGGACAATACTGTGGCGGATATTTTGAGCCGATCAAGACACACTATTCACGAGTGGAAGTTAGATCCAGGTGTACTTCATGCTGTTTTCGAAAGATGGGGTTCCCCACAGGTCGACCTTTTTGCGGGTGAGCACAATCATCAGTGCCCTCAGTTTCACTCCAGGGCAGGGGTTGGAATAGGCTCACTGGGTGGCACATTAACAACCAGCTGGTCAGGCAAATTCCTTTATCTGTTTCCCTTGGTTTCTCTTCTGCCTCAAGTTATCCAAAAGGTGGAGCTGGAGTGGGCAGACGGCATACTGATAGCCCCCTGGTGGCTGTGTCATCTATGATTTCCTAGCCTCCTCCACCTTTCCATGAGGCAGTTTCTGAGACTTCCTCTCCTGCTGTCGCTGTTGACTCTGCAGGAGGGGAGGATACTTCATCTGGACATCCGGTCTCTACGTCTAACGGCTTGGAGAATACGGCTGTCTGGCCACCAGAGTTAAGGAGGGTTCTGGCAGCAAGTAGGAGGCCCTCCACAGTAAAGTCATATGGGGCTAAATGGAAACAGTACTTAGAGTTCGCAACTACACAGGGCTCAACTGTCTCTGCTCAAGGTGATACTGGCTTACTTCTTACACTTGAAGAAGTCAGGACTCTCTATGCCATCAGTCAGAGTCCATCTAGTGGCGATCTCGGCATTCTGCGAGGCCCCTAGCCACAGTCCCTGCTTGTTTGGTCTAAAGGAGGTCAAGCAATTTTTGAAGGGCTTAGCTCATCTATACCTGGATGCTCCATCAGTAGCACCTTCGTGGGACTTGCCATGTGTACTCTCCGTGCTCATGGGGAAACTCTTTGAGCCCATGGCAACTTGTGACTTGAGGCTGCTAACCCTCAAAATTGTCTTTCTTGTTGCCATTACATCGGCCAGGAGAGTTGGGGAATTGAGGGCTTTGAGATGTGACCCTCCATTTCTGAGGTTTCACAAGGAAAAGGTTGTGTTGAACACTGATGTATCTTTCCTCCCCAAGGTGGTGTCTACCTTTCACAAATCCCAACCTATCTCATTGCCAGTCTTTTTCCCAATCCCTCGACAGATCTTGAATGTAGCTGGCATACACTAGATGTTCGGTGAGCTCTTGCCTTCTATGCAGATCACACTAAACAGTTTAGGAATTCGGTGGCCTTGTTTGTGACCTATGGAGTGCCCTGTAAGGGCCATAGGGCTTCATCTTAATCTATCTCCTCCTGGATTGTACAGACCATTAAATTGGCCTACCAGGTGGCTGGGCAGAATCCTCCAACCTCGCTGCGGGCTCATTCAACCAGGGCAGTGGCCACCTCAACTGCCTTTGCTTAGAGGCCTCTCCCTGAATTCGATCTGTCAGATGCTACTTGGGCATCTCCCTCCACGTTCATAAAGCATTATGCATTAGATGTGAGGGCTCACCAGGATGCCGCCTTTGAGGAAACAATTTTACAGGCAGTGTTCGATTGATTACTCCATCTCTCCTTATACCTGGTTCGTTATATGTTGACGTTTGCTGCGTTATCCTTGTTGGTCTTCAATAAAATCTGAGTTTGTTTCCATTCTATACCTTTGCCTTTAATTATTATACAGGTGGCTGATTTGCAAAAGGCCTTGGTGTCTCGTGCTCTGCCCCTCCCTCCATGGTTCTGGAGCTTGCGAtgcacccatctgtgtgatggacaaaGACCACTGagaagaactgcaggttgcttacctgtaactggagttcttcttgtggtcatctgtccagtcacacacccGCCCAGCCTGCCCCACTGCAGAGCATTATTCGACAGACtctagaactgaggaggagggtgtgggTCATGTGACTAAGGTGTATGGAGGGGGTGGAGCCTAGCTACCTAGCTGAAGGCAGAAAGTAAGAAAGATAAGCTTGTGAGGGGTCTGGATGCTTCTGTACGCTGGCGtagaagcccatctgtgtgactggacagatgaccacaagaactctagttacaggtaagcaacctgcagttctgaGCTATCTATCAACTTAGGTTTAGCAAAATTTATCATGGTTAACTTACAAAGTTGTTGAGAACATAAAAGGAGCTCTCCCAACAGTCCAGATTTAACGTTCTCCCCTCAGCTGTATTAGAGGGAAGATATAAAAGAGTCACTTTAAAGAATTGGCTGTACCCTTGTGGTGTAGAAGTAGTTGAGTCAATAGCTCATGTCTTGCTTCACTGTTCCTTTTATGAATCAATTCGCCTTATTTGGATTGAGCCTTATTTGAAGAAATGTTTTGGGCTTTCTGATGATCATTATGTTACTTTCGTTCTAGCGGACCGCCAAGAGGAGATTACTTACAGAACTGCATGTTTTTGTGCTGCGGTGTGCAAAATAAGATGCTtgcaaattggattttaattcatttgatttgattttattctTGTAACTAAATTTATTGTTACAAATTGTtacaaataaatttaaatttattgttcAGGAGCTATTTTgtttggtcattgactgtaaataaactaaactaaaactaaacaGTCCAGGTTTCAATTTGCTTGCAAAGTTGCTGAGCTATCTTGCAAAGTGTTTGTCTTGGTCTAGTCAGCTAAGTTCTTGGCTTATTTCATACAGCCAATAATTTCATTTTAACGAAATCACAATTACTGTGGCTAACATCAAGGCAAAGATTCCTACTTTCTGGCAGTGCTATGTATACTCACAAGTACTCGGCCCAAGGATAGGCCTTCCACACCTGTTTCCCAATGGAAGAAATTGCATTCCCTGTGAAATCCCTAGGGGGAAAAACAGATGCGGGAAGGGGAATGATGTTGAAATTGATATTCCTAAGTGGGAtgccttcaagtggtgattcccGAGTGTCAGACAAACTTTGTCTGCGTGCTTCTGTGTGGAATGGAAAATGCGTTTTCAGAAACCtgctggactttgcgctctaagtttctgagtttctatttcacagcagagagataattaattaataggagaagccttcacattcctagaacaatgcagttactattcaggggagcctatctctccccgctgctgcaaacccccacttattctgctctgggcagatagctgacTTAACACTTTCGTTTggtctgtacttttccatcccacagaggcactgacttgcaaacacactttctacaaagcaattacaaagcagctttctattaATGCTACACATGTCACATCTCCCCCCTTAAGAACCTTCTAATTATAAAATTCAAGGTTCTTCCTCAAGCCTCCTTAATTCTTCAGTGGCAATTTTcatatacatcacacacacatatccttaaccacccatatctggcatgatttgatatatatataaaaattttacacataacagcaaagtgtacatataaagatcatacaacttatagcaagcaacatgattttaacccatctttatcccaaataaagtataaataacagtcttgcattgtggaaccagatgcttctggtgattaatgggttatcagcttgtggaaagcgatagcaatgacaagtcatgtataatcacactgattaatacaagtgtctataaaattttaGGTAAGGCTTGagccagcttaatgtcttagagcataaagggatcagtaacttggggataggtgcagacttgcaggtaaatgctctggttgaaacaatgagatgattggcacaatatataagtgaaacaataaggaaatgactggagagcaagcatgtgaggtccatgaccttacagcacaggagatagcaaggttttcaacataatgatagcacatagtcactacaagaaagtaatataagaaagtggtgcaaatcatcaactcccaccccccttagtgtcctctaaagtctgtcatggccaaaaaggaagccatggagagctttagaattcaaaatctaaaagtccttggtaaggaaaaatatattttagtccttcagttgagaaccaaatgctcttgtaaaatgttgcaggattttggctatcctgatccgtgttgttttggcttgtttggctagtgtccacagacaagcttaaatgttcatgtgtttgggagccttgactccctccccttgtgggcaatcggatggttccagggctttacagcttggggaaatgCTGTTACGTGTATGACTCcacagaaaagtgaacaaattggcttgcttgtttgttatcaggcagtcttcaggcgtttgttgtctatccttctcctataacacttggaagcaggaagatgaactgtgcattaggccttcttcctcgaacacaggacagggtagtagatagacgttctgtcaccattgggttggactggaaatgcagatagggactgcccccaggtagctgctgctgctgattgttagttttcctgggtcactgttgatggagactcccttgggatcacattctggcgatggatccaggtattccttcgatctggggaggaacaatccttcttggaaagacaattcaaggcactgttggttgcaaacctgtttacttgagagaaagacaggcaagtgagttgccaattccctcccccccatgtagggacagcatcctgagactaagtctctgggtgccaaccgttagcacaaaaggaaaagtcaagttttcaaggcaaataatacaaaggatggataaaacctgaggctattttcaatttggtcttttggcatttttttctttttccaatttatatttttgttttcctgcttgccctgggcccccctttccctgaagaccagaacaggggatgatgtcttcatttgaggcttggtggccaggcgtgaggctgtgtgtgggggctggtgcttcttggagg
Coding sequences within it:
- the LOC128331326 gene encoding uncharacterized protein LOC128331326, translated to MADRKKPSGAQFRKRKAERAKEDTKQEVFFRKYLCKTSTEQKDDSTIGETTTEETPSTSGIGLTTSGITSEDKVSQSGDIPVEHTEETEDFEETESTAITTKHVGIVPSLDYSDPANWPNYCIENLRQLIVQHGPRQIVSYKFPKDSQKRKFSPVYYKRKRANGEEMCRHWLIYSTSKDVVFCFCCRLFSKRDGGATALQDPGSKDWKNIGAILSAHERSTLHLYSYQAWRELELRLQKGKTIDNINQQKIREEEQYWRQVLERLIAAVRFLGMQNMAFHGTTEKLYSENNGNFLKLVEFLALFDPVMTEHVRRVKDEETMVHYLGKEIQNELIELLATSIKQNILARINSAKYYSVILDCTPDVSHTEQMTMIVRFVDVIMPSDTETSEPEVTIKEHFLGFVPLKKTTCAFMAETLLWLLEQMGLPLENLRGQGYDNGSNMRGKEHGVQKRVLDINPRAFFVPCSAHSLNLVVNDAAKSCREATGFFMITPNQAKSSWVPVVEGHYEAEVSMGIHVSGARDPTGQVQFLMKGDWEKPTEHLVHAMFWKEMGTVMEVPAVTKNLFVDLAERVALSLSVTNCYVCADTKINDQGKAIEEITDRMRKLAHVPA